One Spinacia oleracea cultivar Varoflay chromosome 4, BTI_SOV_V1, whole genome shotgun sequence DNA segment encodes these proteins:
- the LOC110784672 gene encoding leucine aminopeptidase 2, chloroplastic: MAHSLSRDTLGLTQPANVEPPKVSFAVKDIDAAEWKGDLLAVGVTEKDMTKDDNMKFENATLKRLDSQLGGLLAEASVEEDFTGKAGQSTILRLPGLGTKRIGLIGLGSQPPSLAAYRGLGEALATAAKTAQARNIAVFVASSEGLSAESKLNTVTAITSGTILGMHEDNRFKSESKKPLLKSLDIIGLGTGLDLEKRLKSVEDTCSGVIFGRELVNAPANVLTPGVLAEEASKIASMYSDVLSAKILNLEQCKELKMGSYLAVAAASANPPHFIHLCYKPSGPVKARLGLVGKGLTFDSGGYNIKTGPGCSIELMKFDMGGSAAVLGAAKAIGQIKPAGVEVHFIIAACENMISGTGMRPGDIVTASNGKTIEVNNTDAEGRLTLADALVYACNQGVEKIIDLATLTGACVVALGPSIAGVFTPNDALAKEVFVASEATGEKFWRMPLEDSYWDSMKSGVADMVNTGGRQGGSITAALFLKQFVDEKVQWLHIDMAGPVWNEKKRSATGFGVSTLVEWVLKNSTS; the protein is encoded by the exons ATGGCACACTCTCTCAGCCGGGACACTTTAGGACTCACTCAACCTGCTAATGTTGAACCTCCTAAG GTATCATTTGCGGTGAAAGATATTGATGCGGCAGAATGGAAAGGAGACTTGCTTGCTGTGGGTGTTACAGAGAAAGACATGACCAAGGATGATAATATGAAGTTCGAAAATGCTACCTTGAAGAGGTTAGACTCCCAGCTAGGTGGTTTGTTAGCTGAAGCCTCTGTTGAGGAGGATTTCACTGGCAAGGCTGGCCAGTCTACTATTCTTAGGCTTCCCGGACTAGGAACCAAGAGGATAGGATTGATCGGACTTGGTTCTCAGCCTCCTTCTCTGGCCGCATATCGTGGTCTCGGTGAAGCTCTTGCCACAGCTGCTAAGACTGCTCAAGCTCGTAATATTGCTGTGTTTGTTGCTTCTTCCGAGGGCCTTTCAGCGGAGTCGAAGCTAAACACTGTTACCGCCATCACATCTG GTACCATTCTTGGAATGCATGAAGATAACAGGTTTAAGTCAGAGTCAAAGAAACCACTCCTCAAAAGTCTGGATATTATTGGCCTTGGAACTGGGCTTGATTTAGAGAAAAGGCTGAAATCTGTTGAAGATACTTGTTCTGGAGTTATATTTGGAAGAGAGCTGGTTAATGCACCTGCTAATGTACTTACTCCTG GAGTACTTGCGGAAGAGGCTTCCAAGATTGCCTCAATGTACAGTGATGTTCTATCAGCAAAGATTCTTAATCTAGAACAGTGCAAAGAACTGAAAATGGGATCTTACCTTGCGGTTGCTGCGGCTTCAGCAAATCCACCTCATTTCATTCATCTATGCTACAAACCTAGTGGACCAGTTAAAGCCAGATTAGGGCTTGTCGGGAAAGGACTGACATTTGACAG CGGGGGCTACAACATTAAAACTGGACCAGGCTGTTCAATTGAGCTAATGAAATTTGATATGGGCGGTTCAGCAGCAGTTCTAGGTGCTGCAAAAGCAATTGGTCAAATCAAACCTGCTGGAGTTGAG GTTCATTTTATTATTGCCGCCTGTGAAAACATGATCAGTGGGACTGGTATGCGGCCTGGAGACATAGTCACTGCTTCTAATGGAAAAACTATAGAG GTGAACAATACGGATGCAGAAGGTAGGCTTACTCTTGCAGATGCTTTGGTGTACGCATGCAATCAAGGTGTAGAGAAG ATAATTGATCTCGCAACATTAACTGGTGCATGTGTTGTTGCTTTGGGACCTTCCATAGCAG GTGTCTTTACACCCAATGATGCACTTGCCAAAGAGGTGTTTGTTGCATCAGAGGCGACTGGAGAGAAATTCTGGAGGATGCCATTGGAAGACAGTTACTGGGACTCGATGAAATCAGGAGTTGCTGACATGGTTAACACTGGGGGTCGCCAAGGTGGTTCCATCACTGCAGCTCTTTTTCTGAAACAG TTTGTGGATGAGAAAGTTCAGTGGCTGCATATAGATATGGCTGGTCCAGTTTGGAATGAAAAGAAACGTTCAGCAACAGGATTTGGTGTATCAACGTTGGTGGAGTGGGTTTTGAAAAACTCGACCTCATAA